A segment of the Panacibacter ginsenosidivorans genome:
AGTGAATATTAAGCAACCGAAGCGGGCCACAATTTTGCAGGAGGAAAAAATAAATCAATTGGCGTTCTTATCGCATGAGTTCAAATTTCAATAATTTCTTTTCATTGTTTGCAAGAATGGTGATCAGGTATGTTCCGTTTGGAACTGATGATGGGATAACAATATTTTCGGTTACAATACCACCATGCTCATTTTTATTGACAGGCTGCAGCATTTGCTTTCCATTGATATCATAAATATCAATCATTACTTTACCTGTATAGGCCATGTTAAACTGTAAAGTTATCTGGCTACCCGTTACAGGATTGGGATACATACCTGCCTTCAGAACATTTGAAGCAATGATTTCATTATTTGAAGCAACTGTTTTTATTTGCTGTGTATTCAAATATCTTGCTGTAAAAAAATTATCCTTATTTAATTGCAGGTAACCTGTTGTAAGAATTTTCCCATCGGGCTGTACTATCATTTCATTTACGCCCAGTGATCGTGCAGACGAAACACTGAAAAAAGTATCGCGGCCATTGTTGCCAAATGTTAGATCGGCTGTGCCATTGCTGTTTAAACGTGCAAGGCCGATAGCGTTGTAGCTGCTGTTGTTTATGTTACCTGCAAGCACAATTTTT
Coding sequences within it:
- a CDS encoding T9SS type A sorting domain-containing protein translates to MAIQDNGKIVLAGNINNSSYNAIGLARLNSNGTADLTFGNNGRDTFFSVSSARSLGVNEMIVQPDGKILTTGYLQLNKDNFFTARYLNTQQIKTVASNNEIIASNVLKAGMYPNPVTGSQITLQFNMAYTGKVMIDIYDINGKQMLQPVNKNEHGGIVTENIVIPSSVPNGTYLITILANNEKKLLKFELMR